In Papaver somniferum cultivar HN1 chromosome 1, ASM357369v1, whole genome shotgun sequence, a genomic segment contains:
- the LOC113288954 gene encoding thioredoxin H-type-like, producing MSNKAKNIQILREKRKRRIMAAAAVEEGQVVGCHTLEHWTTNLDKGKEQNKLVVIDFTASWCGPCRMIAPILAEIAKKLTNVLFLKVDVDELQVVAQEWKVEAMPTFVFLKGGVEVDRFAGANKTKLEELIAKHSC from the exons ATGAGCAACAAAGCTAAAAACATTCAGATTttaagagagaaaagaaaaagaagaatcatGGCTgccgctgctgttgaagaaggaCAAGTTGTTGGATGCCATACTTTGGAGCATTGGACTACCAACCTTGACAAAGGCAAAGAACAGAACAAATTG GTTGTGATCGATTTTACTGCCTCATGGTGCGGTCCTTGTCGCATGATTGCACCTATCCTAGCTGAAATCGCCAAGAAGCTCACCAATGTGTTGTTCCTCAAGGTGGATGTAGATGAATTGCAG GTTGTTGCTCAGGAGTGGAAAGTAGAAGCAATGCCAACTTTTGTCTTCCTCAAAGGTGGAGTTGAGGTCGATAGGTTTGCTGGTGCAAACAAAACCAAGTTGGAGGAACTGATCGCAAAGCACTCTTGTTAA